The genomic DNA GCTTTGAGTTCTTTGACGAGATCAAGGGTGGTGTCGTACCACAGGAATACCGCAAGCCGGTACAGGAAGGCATTATTCAGACCCTGAACGGCGGTGTCATCGCCGGCTTCCCGGTCGTCGATGTCAAGGCCACCCTCTATGATGGTTCCTACCACGACGTCGACTCCAACGAAATGGCCTTCAAGATGGCTGGCTCGATGGCGACCAAAGAAGGTGTCAAGAAGGCCAACCCGGCCCTGCTTGAGCCGATCATGAAGGTAGAAGTCCTGACTCCCGAGGAGTTCATGGGCGACGTCATCGGCGACCTTAACAGCCGCCGCGGCCGCATCGAAAGCATGGATGACCGCATGGGCGCCAAGATGGTGACTGCCATGGTGCCACTGGCAAGCATGTTCGGCTACACTACCGACCTGCGTTCCATGACCCAGGGCCGCGCCGCCAGCTCGATGGAGCTTGCTCAGTACGAGGAAGTACCGCCGAACGTTGCGGCTGAGGTGATTGCGAAGCGCTCGGCGTAGTCCGCCACTTAGCTCCAAAAAGACCACTCAGTACGGGTGGTCTTTTTGATGCACTTATTGTTATACAATCTCAAATCGCAACCGGTCAGACCTCAAGGAGTATCATGATCATTTCACCCGAGCTGGCGCGGCTCGTCTTCGGCGATCAGGACAAGACCCGCCTGGGCATCGAGGCCGCAGCTGACTGCGCCGTGATCCTGGGAGAACGCATGGAGGACCTGGAGCTCATCAGGAAGCAGATTGTCGTCGCCCTGATGGACTCGGGCACGGTGAACATCGCTCATCTGGCGCGCCTCCTGGGCGTCCGGCGGGCCAAGCTGTACGCCTGGAAGGAGGAGGTGCAGCAAGCCCGCGCCGCCAGTGAACAAGCTGAAGGCGAAACCGCCGAACTGACCCCTCGGGAGGCGTGGAGAAGGGTGTTCTTCATGGAGCCGCATGACGAAGGGCTGGGTGCCTAGCCGCAGCCATCGTCACCGGGAGCCGTGCCATCTGTGCGCGGCTCCCGTTTCAATTCTTGACAAGCCTGCCAATGATGTTACTTTAAATATGTCCGACTACAATCAACAGAGGGGAGCGACCCATGGCATCACCTGCTGTGCGTCCATGGCTCGACCTGCAGTTGTACGGCAAGACCAAGCTGCGATCTGCCGGCCTGTGGCGGCTGGTGCGCGAGGACAAGACCTGGGAACAGTTCGACCGCGGCGAGGCTGAGGCATACCGTGCCATCCGCATCGGCGGCCAGACCTTCTGGGTGATGGCCAAGAGCTGGCCGCACGACAACCCGCTGGCGGCGTTGCCGTTCCGGAACAGGCTGTTCACTCGGCTGCTCGAAACGCTGCCGGGCGTGCCGCGCGTCGCTGAATGGTCACGCGCGGAATTCTGGGTGTGGCGCATCAGCCCGGCCGTGCAGCGGATGCAGTTCAAGTACGCCATCACCATCTCGGTCGAACCGGGCGTGGTCACCAATCTGCTGCAGGAGGTGCAGGCGCGGGGCTGGCTGGGGACCGAAGACGGTCAGCCTCAAGAGGCTGCCAGCGCTTCGCTCGGCCCGCTGGCCCGGCTGCGCAAGACGGCCGTGTACAAGCGGGTGACTATGCCGATCGCCCTGGCGGTCGACCTGTCGCTGCTGGCCATGCGGCCAACCTGGGCCCGCTGGCGGGTCCTGAACGCGGGGCACAGCTGGAGCGACTTTGAGGCCGGGCTGGCCCGGGCGACCGCCACCATCACCATCGGCGGGCGTCGGTTCTGGCTGACTGCCAAGATCATCCCGGTGGATGCGGAGCTGGACCGGCGTACGCGTGAGCTGAGCAGCGGCCTGCCGTTCTTCCTCGGCATGCTGAGGGAGGCCGGCCTGCGCTACCGCCTGTGGATCTGCGATCCAGGCGACGTCACCTGCAACCCCGCCGAGCACAGCATCGAGCTGGGGCAAGGGGAGGGTGCCTTCGGTTCGCCGGAGGACGCAGCCCGCACCAAGGGGTGGATCGAGTAGGCGACAAGGGGCCGCAGCCAGCGGTCCCTTTTCACTGCACCATGAGGTTTCTTCTTGCTTCTAGTATATATCTGTGATGTAATGCTGGCCGTACGCAGTTCCCGTCACGAAGGAGTGATCATGCGCGAACTTTGGCCGATCCGTCGGTTCGACCTTGGCAAGGAGGTCGAACTGGAAGCCTTCACCGACAAGCTTCGAGGCATCCTCGCCGGCAAGGGCCAGCACCTGACCGAGCCGATTCTGCTCGACAACACGAACGGCGAGCAGCTGCTGGCACTGGTGGTCTGCGCCCAGGACCCGGTCGCCATCGGTCACCGTCTGTTGCTACGCGCCGTCCTCGGCACAAAGGGACTCGTCAGCTCGCACCACCAGCTGGAGCTGAGCATCGAGTCGGCGCCAGGCGGTGCTGCCGTGTCGGCCACGTCTCTCTCGCCCGAACAGGCGGGTGAGCTGCTGAACGAGGTGTACGGCGCACTGCAGGCCGACCCCTCCGCCCAGGAGGAGTGACTTCCCGTGGGATGGAAGCTTCGCTCCTCGGGGCGGAGTTTTCATCTTTACAGATACACAACAGATGTATATAATTGCCTCATACGTCTTGAGGTCGCAACACTTCAAACGATTTTTAATGTATATAACTTAATACAAGGGAGAGACACCTTATATGGCAGCATCACAATTTGACCGCTCCAAGCCTCACGTCAACGTCGGTACTATGGGCCACGTCGACCACGGTAAAACAACCCTAACCGCTGCGATTACTGCCGTTCTTGCTGCTAAGCTGCCAAGTGACGTCAACAAGTCTATCGCTTACGACCAGATTGACAATGCTCCAGAAGAGCGCCAGCGTGGTATTACCATCGCTACTTCTCACCAGGAATACGAAAGCGAAGCACGCCACTACGCTCACGTCGACATGCCTGGTCACGCTGACTACGTCAAGAACATGATTACCGGTGCTGCCCAGATCGATGGCGCCGTCCTGGTCGTCTCCGCTGCTGACGGCCCGATGCCTCAGACCCGCGAGCACGTCCTGCTGGCCCGCCAGGTTGGCGTACCGAAGATCCTGGTCTTCCTGAACAAGATGGACATGGCCGACGAAGAGCTCGTCGAGCTGGTTGAGGAAGATGTCCGCGACCTGCTTGCCAAGCAGAGCTTCGACCGTGACTGTCCGATCATCAAGGGTTCTGCCCTCAAGGCCCTCGAAGACCCGAACAGCGAGTGGGGCGACCGCATTATGGAACTGGTCAAGGCTATGGACGACTACATCCCACAGCCAGAGCGTGACCTCGACAAGCCATTCCTGATGCCTATCGAAGACGTCTTCTCGATCAAGGGTCGTGGTACTGTTGCTACCGGCCGTATCGAGACTGGTATCGTCAAGCTGAACGACGAAGTTGAAGTCATCGGTATCCGCGACACCCGCAAGACTGTCGTTACCGGTATCGAAGCTTTCAAGAAGCAGCTGGACCAGGGCCAGGCTGGTGACAACGCCGGTCTGCTGCTCCGTGGTGTTGAGCGCGACGACATCGAGCGCGGCCAGGTTATCGCCAAGCCGGGTTCCGTTACTCCTCACACCGAGTTCGACGCCGAGGTCTACGTCCTGACCAAGGAAGAAGGCGGCCGCCACACCCCGTTCTTTAAGGGTTACAAGCCGCAGTTCTACTTCCGCACCACCGACGTTACCGGTGAGGTTGAGCTCCCGGCTGACAAGGAAATGGTCATGCCTGGTGACACCATCACCTTCAAGGTCAAGCTGCTGGCTCCGATTGCTATGGACCAGGGTCTGCGCTTTGCTATCCGCGAAGGCGGCCGCACCGTTGGTGCCGGTGTTGTTACTTCTATCACCAAGTAGTAACAGTCTGCCATTTGAAAAACGCCCTCAACCGGGGGCGTTTTTCTTGCTTTGTGCGTATTCTGATACCTGGATGCGAATGTCGCAAAACGACAAATGCCCCACGTAGTCACGCAGGACACCCGTCGAGAGCGGAGTGTGCGTGACCGCGCGGGGCGGTACTAGGGTGTGCTGGTTGCGGGTTCGCCCTCCTGTTCGTCGCAGTCCTCGTTCAGCCATCGCTCGAACTCTTCCTGCGTCAGGCCGATGTCCTCGGGGAGGAGCAGAAGCGACTGTAGGCACTCGGCCACATACTCAGGATTTGCCGCTTCGCCGTTCCGCCAACGCGCAATCTCGTGATCGAGGCTGACTATAGATGCCGCCCATCTGTCCGGTGATGTCGATGGCGGCAGCGGCGTCTGCGCCAAGACGAACTCCATGAGTCCGGTGGCCCGTTCACGGTAGCTGTCCGAACCAGCTGGGAGACTGGCGGCGAACTGGTGGGCGCGTCGTACCAGGGAAATTTCCTGGAGTACCTCCGCGACATGCTTGCGCAGCGTGCCAGTAGTGTCGCGGATGCCCGCCGCGTAAAAGCGGGCCGCGATGCGCAGCAGTTCGGCGCCTGTCGAAACCGGGGGAGTGGCCTGCGTCCGGCTGTAGGCCATATTGACCAGTTGCCAGAAGCGCACTTCATTGCCGACGGTCTGCCAGACTTCGGGCAGCAGCTCGTCCGGCACGCCTCTCAGCTCACGCAGGCGCGCAAGGGCAGTAGAGAAGGTGAGGTTGGGGGTGAAACCGAGCGGAAGATACATACTGTCTCATTTCTGAGTCGGGGCCGTAATGACGGCGAGTGCTAGTACTAATAAAGTATTACACCACAAAATCATAATTAAGAGAAGGCCCCGGCAGCAAACGCCGCCGGGGCCAGTGCCGGTTGGTACGGCTACGCCACCCGTCCCTGCGGGAGTCGGTACTCCTCGCACGGCGGGACGTTGGGCAGCAGGATCTCCGGCAGGTCGAAGCCCGTGATCAGGAAGTGGTCGTTGACCATGCCCGATCCCGTGCCGCGGCCGGAGATGACCGTGGCCTGGTACCACAGCCCGTTGTTGTTGAGCGGCGGGACGACGTTGCCCCACTTGTAGCACTCCAGGCGCACCCGGTCGCCGTCGTAGACGCCGGCCCCGGGGTGGTTGACGGACGAGCCCCAGTAGGAGTCGAGCCGCCAGAAGACGCCGTCCGATGCGTTGGTGACCGTCACCACCGGCAGTTCGGGCCCGCCCTCGGGTTCACTGACGGGCTGGGCGGTGGCGGTGCCGGCCGCTGCCAAGCTGAGAATGGTGCTCGCCAGGAACAGCAGCACCAGCTGCAGCGCGCCGCGCCGTCGCGCCGTCGGGGCGTCAGGGTTGTGCGAGTCGGACAAGGGTTCACCTCATCGTGCCGAACGGACAGGACCACCTCCGTCACTGCGGAGGCGCAACACTACGGTACCAGCGAATCATACTAAAAGCAAG from Candidatus Saccharibacteria bacterium includes the following:
- the tuf gene encoding elongation factor Tu, coding for MAASQFDRSKPHVNVGTMGHVDHGKTTLTAAITAVLAAKLPSDVNKSIAYDQIDNAPEERQRGITIATSHQEYESEARHYAHVDMPGHADYVKNMITGAAQIDGAVLVVSAADGPMPQTREHVLLARQVGVPKILVFLNKMDMADEELVELVEEDVRDLLAKQSFDRDCPIIKGSALKALEDPNSEWGDRIMELVKAMDDYIPQPERDLDKPFLMPIEDVFSIKGRGTVATGRIETGIVKLNDEVEVIGIRDTRKTVVTGIEAFKKQLDQGQAGDNAGLLLRGVERDDIERGQVIAKPGSVTPHTEFDAEVYVLTKEEGGRHTPFFKGYKPQFYFRTTDVTGEVELPADKEMVMPGDTITFKVKLLAPIAMDQGLRFAIREGGRTVGAGVVTSITK